One genomic window of Verrucomicrobiia bacterium includes the following:
- a CDS encoding DUF1802 family protein, whose protein sequence is MVGMQVSSNIAFKEWAVVVDVLGRGEQILILRKGGIREQRGEFHPDHREFWLFPTQYHEAERSVIPSKRPVLRDLAAVAPRDFVDIEYYVVADLVLAITDAESVKRLQGRHIWSEQVLHERFQFGRQAGLHALLTRVYRRPAPERFALHESYGGCKSWVELERGLSTEDLTPVLGDAEYSLQREGIVELLSDHALAHP, encoded by the coding sequence ATGGTCGGCATGCAAGTGAGTTCCAACATCGCGTTTAAGGAATGGGCTGTCGTTGTGGATGTGCTGGGCCGGGGAGAGCAGATTCTAATCCTTCGCAAGGGCGGGATCCGCGAGCAACGCGGTGAGTTTCATCCCGACCACCGTGAATTTTGGCTATTTCCGACACAGTACCACGAGGCCGAGCGCTCCGTCATCCCGTCGAAGCGCCCTGTTTTGCGCGATTTGGCTGCTGTCGCACCTCGGGACTTCGTGGATATCGAATACTACGTCGTAGCCGACTTGGTTTTGGCGATCACGGATGCTGAGAGCGTCAAACGTCTGCAGGGCCGGCATATCTGGAGTGAGCAGGTCCTCCACGAGCGCTTTCAATTCGGGCGCCAGGCGGGACTGCACGCCTTGTTGACCCGCGTGTACCGGCGGCCTGCGCCGGAGCGTTTTGCATTGCACGAGTCCTATGGCGGCTGCAAAAGCTGGGTCGAACTCGAACGCGGGTTGTCCACAGAAGACTTGACGCCGGTGCTCGGGGATGCTGAATATAGCCTGCAGCGGGAAGGAATTGTGGAACTGTTATCGGATCATGCCCTTGCTCATCCATAA
- the thiD gene encoding bifunctional hydroxymethylpyrimidine kinase/phosphomethylpyrimidine kinase, with the protein MNRRSIIAIALTVAGSDSGGGAGIQADLKTFQAHGVFGTSAITCITAQNPDRVSTVRALTPGLVTEQMDRVFEAFPIGAAKTGMLYDAAIIQAVTHGFARHKFHKVVVDPVMVAGSGARLLKDDAITALVTKLFPRAAVVTPNLAEAEVLAKKSIRTVGELRATARLLAEKFGVPFLVKGGHLHDGKQAVDVLFDGKRFHEYRATRVANITSHGTGCAFSAAITANLALGWTLPESIARAKRFITSAIRGARKIRSYSVLRI; encoded by the coding sequence GTGAACCGGAGAAGCATAATCGCAATCGCTCTCACCGTCGCTGGATCGGACAGCGGTGGGGGCGCCGGTATTCAAGCTGACCTGAAAACCTTCCAGGCGCATGGCGTCTTCGGCACCAGCGCAATCACCTGCATCACCGCGCAGAATCCCGATCGTGTCAGCACAGTGCGGGCTCTCACACCAGGCCTTGTTACCGAGCAGATGGATCGCGTCTTCGAAGCATTCCCCATCGGCGCGGCGAAGACCGGAATGTTATATGACGCAGCGATTATCCAGGCCGTCACGCATGGTTTTGCACGCCACAAATTCCACAAAGTTGTTGTCGACCCCGTGATGGTGGCGGGCAGCGGTGCACGATTGCTCAAGGATGATGCGATCACGGCGCTGGTAACGAAACTATTCCCACGCGCTGCGGTCGTAACTCCCAATCTCGCGGAAGCCGAGGTGCTGGCGAAAAAGTCCATTCGCACGGTCGGCGAACTGCGCGCGACGGCGCGTTTGTTGGCGGAGAAATTTGGCGTGCCGTTTCTCGTGAAAGGAGGGCACCTGCACGACGGGAAACAGGCGGTCGATGTGCTCTTCGACGGCAAACGCTTCCATGAATACCGCGCGACAAGAGTGGCGAATATCACGAGCCACGGCACGGGCTGTGCCTTCTCAGCCGCTATCACGGCGAATCTTGCCCTCGGTTGGACTTTGCCGGAATCCATCGCTCGGGCAAAACGATTTATCACGAGTGCCATTCGTGGCGCGCGAAAAATTAGGTCTTACTCCGTGTTGAGAATATGA
- a CDS encoding DJ-1 family glyoxalase III → MKKVLVPLAPGFEEIEAITVIDILRRAGVEVTVAGTQSGPIEASRKTKHIPDCALADVHAEDFDMLVLPGGQPGATSLRNDARLRQIVETLRAGDRYLAAICAAPIVLSTQGILKDRTATSHPTVRAEVAAGAKDVSDQRVLVDGPIITSQAAGTAMEFAFKLVDILCGPDKVVEVNRGVLARL, encoded by the coding sequence ATGAAGAAAGTCCTGGTTCCTCTGGCGCCCGGCTTCGAGGAAATCGAGGCAATCACGGTGATTGACATCCTGCGGCGGGCCGGCGTTGAAGTGACAGTAGCCGGTACACAGTCCGGTCCGATTGAGGCTTCCCGCAAAACCAAACACATTCCCGATTGCGCGCTCGCTGACGTCCATGCGGAGGATTTCGACATGCTCGTCCTGCCCGGTGGCCAGCCCGGTGCCACCAGTCTCCGCAACGACGCCCGCCTGCGACAAATCGTCGAAACGTTACGGGCAGGGGACCGCTACCTTGCCGCTATCTGCGCCGCCCCGATTGTTCTTTCCACGCAGGGCATCCTGAAAGATCGCACCGCCACGAGCCATCCCACCGTCCGTGCCGAGGTCGCGGCGGGTGCGAAGGATGTTTCTGACCAACGCGTCCTTGTCGACGGTCCCATCATCACCAGCCAGGCCGCCGGCACGGCCATGGAGTTCGCATTCAAACTTGTCGACATCCTCTGTGGGCCGGACAAGGTCGTCGAAGTCAATCGCGGCGTCCTCGCCCGACTTTGA
- a CDS encoding aldo/keto reductase: MKYRMLKGTSCNVSEVGFGVWTVGTKMWGVPDEDYDTGVRLMRQALDYGINFFDTADVYGDGKGEVVLARAFEGRRHEIIIATKFGYDFYNHPGVQPGQRERPHNWSPDFVRTACDRSLERLKTDHIDFYQLHNPRIETIRNDELFDTLRGLRDAGKILAFGVALGPAIDRRQIAEGVAALRERGAHVQIIFNLFERMIGEPLFPVASECDLNVFTRVPHCSGLLEGNYSEKTTFSKDDHRTFRVADDEKRKAWLLDGLKKVEQISFLTQETGRTLSQAAIQFILAEPSICSVLPNIYNEQQLREFAAASDTPPLTPSELGTLAELHARNYGLAPVT; the protein is encoded by the coding sequence ATGAAATATCGCATGCTAAAAGGCACATCTTGCAACGTTTCCGAGGTCGGTTTTGGCGTTTGGACGGTCGGCACGAAGATGTGGGGCGTGCCCGACGAGGATTACGACACGGGCGTTCGCTTAATGCGCCAGGCGCTTGATTACGGCATCAATTTTTTCGATACGGCAGACGTGTACGGCGACGGCAAAGGTGAAGTGGTACTGGCCCGGGCTTTTGAGGGACGACGTCATGAGATCATCATCGCCACGAAGTTCGGTTACGACTTTTACAATCATCCTGGCGTGCAGCCCGGGCAACGCGAGCGTCCCCACAATTGGTCACCTGACTTTGTCCGCACGGCCTGCGATCGGAGCCTGGAACGCCTGAAGACCGACCATATTGATTTCTACCAACTCCACAACCCACGCATCGAAACGATCCGTAACGACGAATTATTCGACACCCTGCGGGGATTGCGCGACGCCGGCAAAATTCTAGCGTTTGGCGTGGCGTTAGGTCCGGCAATCGACCGCCGCCAGATAGCGGAGGGCGTTGCGGCGTTGCGGGAGCGCGGGGCGCACGTCCAGATCATTTTCAATCTGTTCGAACGGATGATCGGCGAACCACTTTTCCCCGTGGCCAGCGAGTGCGACTTGAACGTCTTTACGCGCGTGCCGCATTGCTCGGGATTGTTGGAAGGCAATTATTCCGAGAAGACCACGTTCAGCAAAGACGACCATCGAACCTTCCGCGTGGCCGACGACGAAAAACGGAAAGCCTGGTTGCTGGATGGGCTAAAGAAGGTCGAACAGATTTCGTTCCTCACCCAGGAAACGGGGCGCACGTTGAGCCAGGCAGCGATCCAGTTCATCCTCGCGGAGCCCAGCATTTGTTCGGTGCTGCCCAACATCTACAACGAGCAGCAACTCCGTGAATTCGCGGCGGCGTCCGACACGCCCCCCCTGACCCCATCGGAGTTGGGCACCCTGGCCGAACTCCACGCCCGTAACTACGGTCTTGCTCCGGTCACGTAG
- a CDS encoding alginate export family protein, whose translation MKKLWLVVALVALGGLTSKTFADVQNIRLSGDIRIRGYFLDSAGNDGSGPLDPQVKGNASFISQRTRVSVEADLEDHVLVVVTLKAEGTWGGNDNTEPGEGGVQGASGAGSAGANGPINRGFGVGIDEAYVQFNELFYTPATLKLGRQYLQYGRGLILSSVEQEYNYDAARLVLDYYPLTIDIVGAQLVNNQAFSANPHSTAATPGASDLLFVNARYELSDSAIKDVEAYFGWVSQGSSGPITSSRVPPSVNGSSPLIIGARTDINPTEGLQLWAEGAYEFGDNSDAGANNLSAFLFNAGGKYTLKNVQWVPVLNGNYIFASGGGKNNVDGTFIPWFDYADGYNGYLFAPALTDIHIFNLGASVKPYENTTLALQAYYYLKADKDGVAGSNPNVDFGGISPAPTANSRDIGWEIDAILGYDYSKDVRAQLVYAAFVPEGAYRHAGTSAVAEEVRAEVNVKF comes from the coding sequence GTGAAGAAACTATGGCTAGTAGTCGCGCTGGTTGCCCTGGGGGGATTGACCAGTAAGACATTCGCCGATGTCCAGAATATCCGCCTGAGCGGTGATATCCGTATCCGCGGGTATTTCCTTGATAGCGCGGGCAATGACGGCTCAGGCCCACTTGATCCTCAGGTCAAGGGCAATGCCTCATTCATCTCACAACGAACACGGGTTTCGGTCGAAGCTGACCTAGAAGACCACGTGCTCGTGGTTGTTACACTCAAGGCCGAAGGCACTTGGGGTGGCAATGACAATACCGAACCGGGCGAAGGCGGCGTGCAAGGCGCTTCCGGCGCGGGCTCAGCCGGGGCTAATGGCCCGATCAACAGGGGCTTTGGGGTTGGTATTGATGAAGCGTATGTCCAGTTCAACGAACTGTTCTACACGCCAGCAACACTAAAACTCGGTCGCCAATACCTCCAATACGGTCGCGGACTGATCCTCAGCAGCGTCGAACAGGAGTACAACTATGACGCCGCTCGGCTGGTGCTCGATTATTACCCGCTGACGATCGACATCGTCGGCGCGCAGTTGGTAAACAATCAAGCCTTCAGTGCGAATCCGCATAGCACGGCCGCCACACCGGGTGCTTCTGACCTGTTGTTCGTAAATGCCCGCTATGAACTGAGCGACTCGGCCATCAAGGATGTCGAGGCGTATTTCGGCTGGGTTTCCCAGGGTAGCAGCGGTCCGATCACCTCGAGCCGCGTTCCGCCGTCCGTCAACGGTAGCTCGCCGCTGATCATCGGCGCGCGTACTGACATAAACCCGACCGAAGGCCTCCAGCTGTGGGCCGAAGGTGCCTACGAGTTCGGAGACAACTCCGATGCGGGCGCCAATAACCTGAGCGCGTTCCTCTTCAATGCCGGTGGTAAATACACCTTGAAGAACGTCCAGTGGGTACCGGTATTGAATGGCAACTACATCTTCGCGTCGGGTGGCGGCAAGAACAATGTGGATGGCACGTTCATTCCTTGGTTCGACTATGCGGATGGTTACAATGGCTATCTGTTTGCTCCTGCGCTTACGGACATCCATATCTTCAACCTGGGCGCTTCGGTGAAGCCCTACGAGAACACCACGCTCGCATTACAGGCTTATTACTACCTGAAAGCGGATAAGGACGGCGTAGCTGGAAGCAACCCGAATGTTGATTTCGGCGGGATATCTCCTGCCCCGACCGCAAACAGCCGTGACATCGGCTGGGAAATCGATGCGATCCTTGGCTATGACTACAGCAAGGACGTTCGGGCGCAACTCGTTTACGCTGCGTTCGTGCCGGAAGGTGCCTATCGGCACGCGGGCACAAGCGCTGTAGCCGAGGAAGTCCGCGCAGAAGTCAACGTCAAGTTCTAA
- a CDS encoding FHA domain-containing protein — MPLLIHKRPDGTEKSLEFASKPLIVGRLPESEISVRDAFISRVHCGISYVNGQFTLKDLGSTNGTYRNGARVFECALAPSDKIQVGNTTIVFEVDTKSGDAILRQVPQMVAPPSTLGGSTPPRPDLRQVTVPVKEPLIKPSPPTLRPK; from the coding sequence ATGCCCTTGCTCATCCATAAACGGCCTGATGGCACTGAGAAAAGTCTCGAGTTCGCTAGCAAACCTCTCATTGTCGGTCGCCTCCCGGAGTCGGAGATCTCCGTCCGCGACGCGTTTATCTCCCGGGTGCACTGTGGGATCAGTTACGTCAACGGTCAATTTACTCTCAAAGATCTGGGTTCGACCAACGGCACCTACCGCAACGGCGCCCGGGTCTTCGAGTGCGCGCTCGCTCCGTCTGACAAAATCCAGGTCGGAAACACAACGATTGTTTTTGAGGTCGACACCAAAAGCGGCGACGCAATCTTGCGCCAGGTTCCCCAGATGGTGGCCCCTCCGTCAACTCTCGGCGGGTCCACCCCACCGCGTCCCGACCTCCGGCAGGTCACGGTCCCGGTCAAGGAGCCGCTGATCAAACCTTCACCGCCGACCCTCCGTCCCAAGTAA
- a CDS encoding NUDIX domain-containing protein has protein sequence MTEPAVSEEIFDLVDEADRVIGSAPRSEVHRRKLRHRAVHVLLFSAQGKLFVQKRSATKDSFPGCYDSSASGHLNSGEDYDICASRETHEELGLVVPVGQFSRHFKVEACEQTGWEFVWVYSVVTNKQPQINLAELESGEFWTPEHTRSLLLANPGQFAPGFVRVFSEFDHRGLFPRNP, from the coding sequence ATGACGGAACCGGCAGTGTCAGAGGAAATATTTGATCTGGTCGATGAGGCGGATCGTGTGATCGGCTCGGCCCCGCGCTCCGAGGTGCATCGGCGTAAGCTGCGGCATCGGGCCGTCCACGTTCTGCTCTTCAGCGCGCAAGGTAAGCTTTTTGTGCAGAAGCGCTCTGCTACCAAGGACAGTTTTCCCGGCTGTTATGATTCCAGCGCCTCCGGCCACTTGAATAGCGGGGAGGACTACGATATCTGTGCCAGCCGTGAGACGCACGAGGAACTCGGGCTGGTGGTACCCGTCGGGCAGTTCTCCCGTCACTTCAAGGTCGAAGCCTGCGAGCAAACGGGCTGGGAGTTCGTGTGGGTGTATAGCGTGGTCACCAACAAGCAACCCCAGATCAATCTGGCGGAGCTCGAATCCGGCGAGTTCTGGACGCCGGAGCACACGCGTTCACTGCTGTTGGCAAATCCGGGGCAGTTTGCGCCTGGCTTTGTGCGTGTCTTTAGCGAGTTCGATCATCGCGGTCTCTTTCCCCGGAATCCTTAG
- a CDS encoding 2Fe-2S iron-sulfur cluster-binding protein, which yields MPTVEFLNAGKKVDCGQYANLRKAALLHDIPVYKGIDEKLNCQGNGLCGTCVMEVVEGAENLSPMTRRENLRLKGQPANRRLSCQCQVMGDIICITSPALD from the coding sequence ATGCCGACGGTTGAGTTTTTGAATGCTGGCAAAAAGGTGGATTGCGGACAGTACGCAAACCTCCGTAAGGCGGCGCTACTTCACGATATTCCCGTTTACAAGGGAATTGACGAAAAGCTCAACTGCCAGGGTAACGGCCTGTGTGGCACGTGTGTGATGGAGGTTGTGGAGGGTGCCGAGAATCTCTCACCCATGACGCGGCGGGAAAACCTTCGTCTGAAGGGCCAGCCGGCAAATCGTCGCCTGAGTTGCCAGTGTCAGGTCATGGGCGACATCATCTGCATCACTTCACCCGCTTTGGATTGA